Proteins co-encoded in one Candidatus Nomurabacteria bacterium genomic window:
- a CDS encoding methyltransferase domain-containing protein, with product MNLSKFKFLLMEVSGGKSVTRAYLNFALLKEELKGKTIDIGGGRKSSYLSFIPRKEGVTFETFDLKSGNNVNFETDTLPAVDNSYDTVLFLNVMEHIFNYQHIANEVVRITKNDGQLIGFVPFLMWYHPDHSDFFRYTDESLRKIFECAGARCTEIIPIEEGPFIASFQMFNLSLPLFLRPVFLIIFYGLDWLYFMLRRPLRNKYVLGYLFKISK from the coding sequence ATGAATTTATCAAAATTTAAATTTTTATTGATGGAAGTTAGTGGTGGGAAAAGTGTAACGCGTGCTTACCTTAATTTTGCACTTTTGAAAGAAGAGTTGAAAGGGAAAACAATTGATATTGGCGGCGGTCGAAAATCATCATACCTTTCATTTATTCCTAGGAAAGAAGGAGTGACGTTTGAAACCTTCGATTTAAAATCAGGAAACAATGTAAATTTTGAAACCGATACTCTTCCTGCTGTAGATAATTCGTACGACACTGTACTTTTTTTAAACGTAATGGAGCACATATTTAATTATCAGCATATTGCAAACGAGGTGGTTAGAATAACAAAAAATGACGGACAACTTATAGGTTTCGTTCCGTTTTTGATGTGGTACCACCCCGATCATTCTGATTTTTTTAGATATACAGATGAATCGTTGCGGAAAATATTTGAATGTGCTGGAGCAAGGTGTACAGAAATTATACCAATTGAGGAGGGTCCTTTCATTGCTTCATTTCAAATGTTTAATTTAAGCTTGCCGCTATTTTTAAGGCCAGTATTTTTGATTATATTCTATGGCCTTGATTGGCTGTATTTTATGTTGAGAAGACCTTTGCGTAATAAATATGTATTGGGCTACTTATTTAAAATTTCAAAATAA
- a CDS encoding glycosyltransferase family 2 protein: MKFSIIVATYNRSKVLQKCVESVLSQKYQKFELLVVDDGSTDDTQKVMGRFKDQRIKYIKLNRNYGAATVARNTGIEHATGDALIIWDSDDLLLPNALEVLLSGFQKFEVGVVCASTVFYRNDGEPQMLPRCQTGLLTKYDWVGGRRPQDAEIIAVKRNLIDDVRFRSRGIDFMFYIEILEKSGSNIAYINETCGEVFLESDSMSLTIQRKKMNVALSIERGPVLDAFLLKHRYLYLVADARDKYAGHAYGAAVGLLLGGNKRRALWNAWQAFLYSWRGRYFLFFAFSVLPFSSKIMRFIADKKALRV, encoded by the coding sequence ATGAAATTTAGTATCATTGTTGCTACTTACAATCGGTCTAAGGTTTTGCAAAAGTGTGTTGAAAGTGTTCTTAGCCAAAAATATCAAAAATTTGAACTTCTGGTTGTAGATGATGGTTCTACGGATGATACTCAGAAAGTGATGGGTAGATTTAAAGATCAGCGCATTAAATACATCAAATTAAATAGAAACTACGGAGCTGCGACAGTTGCTAGGAATACGGGCATAGAACATGCGACTGGAGATGCTTTAATTATATGGGACAGTGATGACTTGTTACTGCCTAATGCTCTCGAGGTTTTGTTAAGTGGTTTCCAAAAATTTGAGGTTGGGGTCGTTTGTGCAAGTACTGTTTTCTATCGTAATGATGGAGAGCCGCAAATGCTCCCGCGTTGTCAAACGGGTCTTTTAACAAAATATGATTGGGTTGGGGGACGAAGGCCTCAAGATGCTGAAATTATTGCAGTTAAAAGAAATTTGATAGATGACGTGCGGTTTCGTTCCAGAGGAATTGACTTCATGTTTTATATTGAAATATTGGAAAAATCTGGAAGCAACATTGCCTACATTAATGAAACCTGTGGTGAAGTATTTTTAGAGTCAGACTCAATGTCGCTTACAATTCAGAGGAAAAAGATGAACGTTGCGCTCTCAATTGAAAGGGGTCCCGTTCTAGACGCTTTCCTATTAAAACATAGGTATCTGTATCTGGTTGCAGATGCACGCGATAAGTATGCGGGTCATGCATATGGTGCTGCTGTTGGTCTGCTTCTTGGCGGCAATAAAAGAAGGGCTCTTTGGAACGCCTGGCAGGCGTTTCTGTACTCATGGAGAGGTAGATATTTTTTGTTTTTTGCTTTTTCAGTACTTCCTTTTTCTTCAAAAATAATGAGATTTATTGCCGATAAAAAAGCATTGCGTGTTTAA
- a CDS encoding FkbM family methyltransferase: MIKEMTKKVFRYFGKRITNYHAPAKPYCEGLLFLSTLISKPDWVIDIGVADGTPELINAFPFKHYNYLLVEADSRYSESLDVLEKQYMSTVNVENCFCGAEDGTVDFYENKNGRLSSKYANRESSSVIKKEVKKLDSLCEKYHIKGNIFLKIDVEGAEMDVLRGATKTLALCDVVLLESWINPLGSVSTPSDFATIVSFMKQNSFVVFDFFGGHSYKNGVLKMIDIVFVKENSEYRKV; this comes from the coding sequence ATGATTAAAGAAATGACCAAAAAAGTATTCAGATATTTTGGTAAAAGGATTACTAATTACCATGCTCCCGCGAAGCCTTATTGTGAAGGACTCTTGTTTTTAAGTACGTTAATATCAAAACCAGATTGGGTCATTGACATTGGTGTTGCTGATGGTACGCCAGAGTTAATCAATGCTTTCCCGTTCAAACATTATAACTACTTATTGGTAGAGGCAGATTCTCGGTATAGTGAGTCACTGGATGTGCTTGAAAAGCAATATATGTCTACTGTTAATGTTGAAAATTGTTTCTGCGGCGCGGAGGATGGGACTGTTGATTTTTATGAAAATAAAAACGGTCGATTGTCATCAAAATATGCCAATCGTGAATCTTCTAGTGTTATTAAGAAAGAGGTTAAGAAACTCGATTCATTGTGCGAAAAATATCATATTAAAGGTAATATATTTCTTAAAATTGATGTCGAGGGGGCTGAAATGGATGTCTTGAGGGGGGCGACTAAAACTCTAGCATTGTGTGATGTGGTTTTGTTGGAGTCTTGGATTAATCCACTAGGTAGCGTTTCAACCCCGAGTGATTTTGCAACTATCGTTAGTTTTATGAAACAAAACTCGTTTGTCGTATTTGATTTCTTCGGTGGACATTCATATAAAAATGGTGTGCTGAAAATGATTGATATTGTCTTTGTAAAAGAAAATAGTGAATATAGGAAAGTTTGA
- a CDS encoding glycosyltransferase produces MKLLIVTQVVDKQHPVLGFFHRWIAEFAKHCDHLHVICLRQGDFDLPSNVTVHSLGKEDGKGRFTYVWRFYKYIWSLRHEYDRVFVHMNQIYVILGASLWRILGKRIGFWYMHGSVPLSLRLAEKLADTIYSGSVESFRLISDKLVVTGHGIDTNLFKPQKIEKDTDLITVGRITESKNLLVLVDVLNLVNKKTSASLAIVGLAVTESEKRYLERLKSCIAKKGLENKVHFLGKVDQNSLPAVLNRAKVFVTAAKNGSLDKAVLEAMACGLPVVSMAEGTNSLQLGAAQVVNKKDFSNEIIKFLDERNSIEEKKIGFVNEFHSLEKLIPKILIEV; encoded by the coding sequence ATGAAGTTACTTATCGTTACACAGGTGGTAGACAAGCAGCATCCAGTGCTTGGCTTTTTCCATCGTTGGATTGCAGAGTTTGCGAAACATTGTGATCATCTACATGTCATTTGCTTGCGGCAAGGTGATTTTGATTTGCCTAGCAATGTCACAGTTCATTCCCTGGGTAAAGAGGATGGGAAGGGGAGATTTACCTATGTGTGGCGTTTCTATAAGTATATCTGGAGTCTGCGGCATGAGTACGATCGAGTTTTTGTACACATGAATCAAATTTATGTAATTTTAGGGGCCTCACTTTGGCGTATTTTAGGAAAAAGAATTGGTTTTTGGTATATGCACGGAAGTGTGCCCCTTTCACTTCGTTTAGCCGAGAAATTAGCAGATACCATTTATAGTGGCTCAGTTGAAAGTTTTCGTCTAATTAGTGACAAATTGGTAGTTACTGGACACGGAATTGATACTAATTTGTTCAAGCCTCAAAAGATTGAAAAGGATACTGACCTGATTACAGTTGGTAGAATTACGGAATCTAAAAATCTTTTGGTACTTGTCGACGTGTTGAACTTAGTTAACAAAAAGACGAGTGCTTCTTTGGCGATTGTTGGATTGGCTGTCACTGAATCAGAAAAAAGGTATTTGGAAAGATTAAAAAGTTGTATTGCGAAAAAGGGACTAGAGAACAAAGTTCATTTTCTTGGAAAAGTCGATCAAAATTCATTGCCTGCCGTTTTAAATAGAGCAAAAGTTTTTGTTACGGCGGCAAAAAATGGTAGCTTAGATAAGGCGGTGCTCGAAGCGATGGCTTGTGGCTTGCCTGTGGTCTCTATGGCTGAGGGCACAAACTCTTTGCAACTCGGCGCTGCTCAAGTTGTAAATAAAAAAGATTTTTCTAATGAAATAATAAAATTCCTTGATGAAAGAAACTCAATCGAAGAAAAAAAAATCGGCTTTGTGAATGAATTTCATAGTTTGGAGAAACTAATACCTAAAATATTAATTGAAGTATGA
- a CDS encoding glycosyltransferase, with amino-acid sequence MARRDLSQRDASDHAASELQYIIRNEKRTAEGAVRRVTAEQALHSKRMLEFKSNRNVTRVLFISYNTELLNPTQQSLDGYIDIRNLFDEVHILILRTGIAPKDPVLRVAPNVWIYTAAASQWWLTPRAGMEMLKSQLEFASGFRPDLIVARDPFESAVVALQAAKLYDRPTQLHILDDYRTTDFLRRSRRNFWRLFLPIFTVPRFLSVRTLTDTMLTWLQKKYVISDIALLPRYQNYEALITAESSLDLKSKYKPFIFFLLYIGRLDHQSTLFRALDAARFVLRNPRVGMIVLGDGPARSEFEKRAKILEIEHQVVFETKAEEALPYLKAANMLIVTDTDPESEEIVLRGAAAGIPMIMSRTEKRADIFEHGEDAYLCEPSDVQAFTDRVNDLLNSVPQREEFIENAQDMIREKFHHDPREYQEAYRTSIEQAFFVGESSESDHT; translated from the coding sequence ATGGCGAGACGAGATCTTTCACAGCGTGATGCTTCAGATCATGCAGCATCAGAGCTTCAGTACATCATCCGTAACGAAAAACGAACGGCGGAGGGTGCTGTGCGTAGAGTGACCGCTGAGCAAGCTTTGCATTCTAAGCGTATGCTCGAGTTCAAATCAAATCGCAACGTTACTCGCGTACTTTTTATCTCGTATAACACAGAGTTGTTGAATCCTACACAGCAATCGCTCGATGGTTACATCGATATTCGTAACCTGTTCGATGAGGTGCATATTCTGATTTTGCGTACTGGAATCGCACCGAAGGATCCGGTTTTGCGTGTGGCGCCAAATGTTTGGATTTATACTGCTGCTGCCTCACAGTGGTGGCTTACACCACGTGCTGGTATGGAAATGCTCAAAAGCCAATTAGAGTTTGCTTCAGGATTTCGGCCAGATTTAATCGTCGCTCGTGATCCATTTGAGTCAGCGGTGGTGGCGCTTCAGGCAGCTAAGCTCTACGATCGTCCAACTCAGCTCCATATTCTTGACGACTATCGCACGACAGATTTTTTACGCCGCAGTCGCCGTAATTTTTGGCGTTTGTTTTTGCCGATTTTCACCGTGCCGCGTTTCCTGAGTGTGCGTACGCTGACAGACACCATGTTGACTTGGTTGCAAAAGAAATACGTTATTTCAGATATTGCACTTTTGCCACGGTACCAAAATTACGAGGCACTCATCACCGCGGAGTCTTCACTTGATCTTAAGAGTAAGTACAAGCCGTTCATTTTCTTCTTGCTATACATCGGCCGTTTAGATCACCAAAGCACGCTCTTTCGCGCACTTGATGCAGCACGGTTTGTTTTACGTAATCCGCGAGTGGGCATGATTGTGCTTGGTGATGGCCCAGCTCGATCGGAGTTTGAAAAACGCGCCAAAATTTTAGAGATTGAACATCAGGTAGTGTTTGAGACCAAGGCAGAAGAAGCGCTGCCTTATTTAAAGGCAGCCAACATGCTTATCGTGACCGATACCGATCCAGAAAGTGAGGAAATTGTCTTGCGGGGGGCCGCTGCTGGAATTCCGATGATTATGTCACGCACCGAAAAGCGCGCTGATATTTTTGAACATGGTGAGGACGCGTACCTCTGTGAGCCGAGTGACGTCCAGGCTTTTACCGACCGAGTCAATGATCTTTTAAATAGTGTTCCGCAGCGTGAGGAATTTATTGAAAATGCGCAAGACATGATTCGTGAAAAGTTCCATCACGACCCGCGTGAATATCAGGAGGCCTACCGTACTAGTATCGAACAAGCTTTTTTCGTTGGTGAATCATCAGAATCAGACCATACGTAG
- a CDS encoding class I SAM-dependent methyltransferase, whose product MNTETLETLLKPQSTIERDGIKIAKEIAEKTVWDKLATENPTHAVISAKDETEAKRKSETQIADIKSHLTGNEVLLDCGTGYGRVAKYVLPDMPLAGYIGVDSAYEMLTLFKQRYNGNEAEQQTPALFLNADIHTLPLKNGSVDVAIVSAVFLHNHKSVVEQAMSEIKRVLKPGGTLLVYSSFPRSVTLMGIQGLAYQALLNLIGRPFKNGPVRYYTRREVLHLLDGFTEVELKPVGYAVLPKSIIFLPHILDTVWRVVVAKPLNFLLEKITPPFLKYYCAVHFDVVAKK is encoded by the coding sequence ATGAACACAGAGACATTAGAGACACTGCTTAAACCGCAGTCCACGATTGAGCGAGACGGCATCAAAATAGCAAAAGAAATCGCTGAAAAGACCGTTTGGGACAAGCTTGCTACCGAAAATCCTACGCACGCGGTAATTTCTGCCAAGGATGAAACCGAGGCGAAGCGTAAATCAGAAACCCAGATTGCCGACATCAAAAGCCATCTCACCGGCAATGAAGTATTGCTTGATTGTGGGACTGGCTATGGTCGCGTGGCTAAGTACGTACTGCCTGATATGCCGCTTGCTGGCTACATCGGTGTTGATAGTGCGTACGAAATGCTCACTCTCTTCAAGCAGCGCTATAACGGCAATGAAGCAGAACAGCAAACGCCGGCGCTGTTTCTCAATGCCGACATCCACACGCTTCCGCTGAAGAATGGTAGTGTTGATGTAGCAATTGTCTCAGCGGTGTTTCTTCATAATCACAAGAGCGTGGTAGAGCAGGCAATGAGTGAGATTAAGCGAGTATTGAAACCAGGCGGAACGCTACTGGTGTATTCATCTTTCCCGCGGTCGGTTACGCTTATGGGCATACAAGGACTTGCGTACCAAGCACTACTCAATCTGATCGGCCGTCCGTTTAAGAATGGTCCAGTACGATATTACACACGACGTGAGGTCCTCCATCTATTAGATGGGTTTACCGAAGTGGAGTTAAAGCCGGTAGGGTATGCAGTGCTGCCAAAGTCGATTATCTTTTTGCCGCATATTTTAGACACAGTCTGGCGAGTGGTGGTTGCGAAGCCGCTCAATTTTCTACTCGAAAAAATCACCCCACCGTTCCTCAAATACTACTGTGCGGTGCACTTTGATGTAGTGGCTAAGAAGTAA
- a CDS encoding polysaccharide deacetylase family protein, whose amino-acid sequence MNIKLLQAILNIGKSIYWFMAAALLPTKSGAVVLTYHSVGDNGFSFTVSKKVFERQLKYIKNKKWNVVSLPELVVMLKKKRKIPLKTVAITFDDAYSDFIENALPVLEKYEIPATIFVPTDFVGRSMNNVDGALPLLNWSHLINLAAHPLVTIGSHTKSHLVLPDVTNLDLLSLELKESRETLNSKLNIDCRYFAYPKGKRSERIEAEVAKYYDVAFGTRPGRVTVDNSNMLHLNRKGVYSWTTFEKFKFLLKR is encoded by the coding sequence ATGAATATAAAACTTTTACAGGCGATTCTAAACATTGGGAAATCAATCTATTGGTTTATGGCAGCAGCGCTATTGCCGACTAAGTCTGGAGCTGTAGTTCTTACGTATCATTCAGTTGGAGATAATGGTTTTTCGTTCACTGTGAGTAAGAAAGTCTTTGAAAGACAACTTAAGTATATTAAGAATAAAAAATGGAATGTTGTGTCACTGCCGGAACTTGTTGTGATGTTGAAAAAAAAGAGAAAAATCCCCCTAAAAACAGTCGCTATAACTTTTGATGACGCGTACTCTGATTTTATTGAAAATGCTTTACCGGTGCTTGAAAAATATGAAATACCAGCAACGATTTTTGTACCAACCGATTTTGTGGGTCGAAGCATGAACAATGTGGATGGAGCGTTGCCTCTCTTGAACTGGTCTCACTTAATAAATCTTGCCGCTCACCCACTTGTAACTATTGGCTCACATACCAAATCACACCTTGTTTTACCAGACGTGACCAATCTAGATCTTCTTTCGTTAGAGCTTAAAGAAAGCAGGGAAACTCTCAATAGTAAGTTGAACATAGACTGTAGGTATTTTGCCTACCCGAAAGGTAAAAGGAGCGAGCGTATAGAGGCTGAAGTTGCGAAATACTATGATGTTGCTTTTGGCACAAGGCCGGGTAGAGTTACTGTTGATAATTCGAATATGTTACATTTGAACAGAAAAGGAGTATATTCGTGGACGACTTTTGAAAAATTTAAATTTTTGCTAAAGAGATGA
- a CDS encoding class I SAM-dependent methyltransferase produces the protein MSISEQNKKVYAHQASQYGEVNYWGHDEEILAKKHFKRDNVLVLGCGGGRTLKPLHDLGFCVTGVDIVPEMVDQSKKRMAGYQVKVFEMDASRLAFEDDTFDTIFFPFHGIDYVEPDIYSAVSEAARVLKRDGVFIFSSHNRLYLKKLHRFFSGRFDYYHELKTYRTSPSDFFKLKKYFRDIEIIHKISLAKEDNLNWKDKIYRFFPWFSKTTYFVCRNKK, from the coding sequence ATGAGCATATCTGAACAGAATAAGAAAGTATATGCACACCAAGCCAGTCAATATGGTGAAGTAAATTATTGGGGGCACGATGAGGAAATTTTAGCAAAGAAACACTTTAAAAGAGATAATGTGTTAGTGCTTGGGTGTGGTGGAGGGAGAACTCTGAAGCCACTGCATGATTTAGGATTCTGTGTTACAGGAGTTGACATTGTTCCTGAAATGGTTGACCAGTCAAAAAAAAGAATGGCAGGATATCAAGTAAAAGTATTTGAGATGGATGCTAGTCGACTAGCATTTGAAGATGATACGTTTGACACAATTTTTTTTCCTTTTCACGGCATTGATTATGTTGAACCAGATATCTATTCTGCCGTGTCAGAAGCTGCGCGTGTATTAAAAAGAGACGGTGTATTTATTTTTAGTTCTCATAATCGTTTATATTTAAAAAAGTTGCACCGTTTTTTTTCTGGTAGATTTGATTATTATCATGAACTTAAAACATACAGAACAAGCCCGTCAGATTTTTTTAAACTTAAAAAATATTTCAGGGATATAGAAATTATTCATAAGATTTCATTGGCAAAAGAAGATAATTTAAATTGGAAAGATAAGATTTACAGATTCTTCCCGTGGTTCAGTAAGACGACCTATTTCGTTTGTCGTAACAAGAAATGA
- a CDS encoding oligosaccharide flippase family protein, producing MIEKLLNLIRSHRHHLTNGGFLAYSNLITSITSFGIVYIFANFIPQETFGTYKYVLSIASILSIFTLQGMNTAVAQSVSRGYENALKEGIRTKMLFGSIGTAIGLTISAYYFLQENTILGSSFLVTALAIPFFGTFNLYRSYLNGKKEYKAIARETTLYNIAFFLLFSAVLLLTNNIVVILLGYFLFSVLLQLYIYLKISRTLRNTQQTTDPEIVGYAKHLSLLKGLTVASGSIGTIALWQILGPLALPVYTLALAPIEQVRPMLQLTENLLMPNMAQKTWRTYSIGWFFKKSATFLLIILLLVAIYIGLAPLIYELFFPNYAESVFLSQVFSVSLLFTGINIILMTIMKSKKQIRNLYLSNGILIFFDLLTIPAIYFFGILGLVVNVLLGKAFLTLVSLFLIFKRTR from the coding sequence ATGATTGAAAAACTCTTAAATTTGATAAGGTCTCATCGGCATCATCTCACAAACGGTGGATTTTTAGCCTACTCCAATCTAATCACCTCAATCACAAGCTTCGGCATTGTCTATATATTTGCTAATTTTATACCGCAAGAAACTTTCGGTACATATAAATATGTTCTGTCGATTGCAAGCATTCTGTCCATTTTTACACTTCAAGGAATGAATACTGCGGTCGCGCAGTCAGTGAGTCGCGGCTACGAAAACGCTCTCAAAGAAGGTATCCGCACCAAAATGTTATTCGGAAGCATTGGAACAGCTATTGGTTTGACTATAAGTGCATACTACTTTCTTCAAGAGAACACCATACTGGGAAGCTCTTTTTTAGTCACCGCTCTTGCAATACCTTTTTTTGGCACCTTTAACTTATACCGATCATACCTCAACGGGAAGAAAGAATATAAAGCAATCGCTCGCGAAACTACATTGTACAATATAGCTTTTTTTCTATTGTTCTCTGCCGTACTGCTCCTAACCAATAACATTGTCGTTATACTACTTGGTTACTTTTTATTTTCCGTTCTGCTGCAACTATATATCTACCTTAAAATTTCACGAACACTCCGCAACACCCAACAAACAACTGACCCTGAGATTGTCGGGTACGCAAAACACCTATCGCTACTCAAAGGACTTACCGTTGCCTCTGGCTCCATTGGCACCATAGCTCTTTGGCAAATCCTGGGCCCTCTTGCCCTCCCTGTATACACACTGGCACTCGCACCGATTGAACAAGTCCGGCCAATGCTTCAGCTAACTGAAAACCTACTCATGCCAAACATGGCTCAAAAAACATGGAGAACCTACTCCATTGGATGGTTTTTTAAAAAATCTGCAACTTTTCTTCTCATAATCTTGCTTCTTGTGGCCATTTACATTGGCTTAGCGCCACTTATCTATGAGCTATTCTTCCCAAATTATGCAGAATCTGTCTTTCTTTCACAGGTGTTTTCAGTAAGCCTTCTGTTCACAGGCATCAACATCATCCTGATGACTATAATGAAATCAAAAAAACAAATCCGTAATCTCTATCTAAGTAACGGCATTCTTATTTTCTTTGACCTTTTGACGATACCCGCTATCTATTTCTTCGGCATTTTAGGACTTGTAGTTAATGTACTACTCGGAAAAGCTTTTCTGACACTCGTTAGTTTATTCTTGATATTCAAACGAACTCGCTAA
- a CDS encoding class I SAM-dependent methyltransferase: MTKKDLTLEQQIQEDEYSYPYHWCKKSSTSSGRLYFGYLDLAIRQSSLMKESRTLKILDLGCGDARFLKELEDRYQHSLYGIDYSERAISFAKLLLPNVTFSSKNIANEVTCESNYFDVIFMIETLEHIIPDEIPSLLKEVSRMLKPGGEFIVTVPSDALPPGPKHYQHFSAQKLTDTLSPFFDVKEVVGQDKMGFHPLKIYDKLIDNKIWTLKKLSSHYNLSIWPKYFNKCENNKGRRVISVATKPMQ, encoded by the coding sequence ATGACAAAAAAAGATTTAACATTAGAGCAGCAAATACAGGAAGATGAGTACAGTTATCCATATCACTGGTGTAAGAAAAGTTCCACTTCTTCGGGTCGCTTGTACTTTGGTTATCTTGACCTTGCAATAAGACAGTCATCTTTAATGAAAGAATCTCGTACTTTGAAAATTCTTGATTTAGGGTGTGGTGATGCACGTTTCTTAAAAGAATTAGAAGATCGATATCAACACAGTCTTTATGGTATAGATTATTCAGAGAGGGCAATATCGTTTGCAAAACTACTTTTGCCTAATGTTACATTTTCATCTAAAAATATTGCTAATGAAGTTACGTGCGAGAGTAACTATTTTGATGTTATTTTCATGATTGAAACGTTAGAACATATCATCCCTGATGAAATACCGTCTCTCTTAAAAGAGGTGAGCAGGATGTTGAAGCCGGGAGGTGAGTTTATTGTAACTGTTCCATCAGATGCGCTGCCTCCTGGACCGAAGCATTACCAGCATTTTTCAGCACAAAAGCTGACCGACACACTAAGTCCCTTTTTTGATGTTAAAGAAGTGGTGGGGCAGGACAAAATGGGTTTTCATCCACTTAAGATTTATGATAAGTTGATTGACAATAAAATCTGGACACTTAAAAAGCTTTCTAGTCATTACAATCTTAGTATCTGGCCTAAGTATTTTAATAAGTGTGAAAATAACAAAGGTCGTCGAGTAATCTCTGTGGCCACGAAACCTATGCAATAG
- a CDS encoding glycosyltransferase family 4 protein, whose translation MDIYYVANVRIPTEKAHGLQISKMCEAYAAQGHLVNLVVPRRKNSLNEDVFEFYGVSKNFKVTYLPIVTIFPNTLFGYYLLEVSFLFQLLWFFFRKEKKNEGVKVVTRDIFFALFFGRYLSVFYEMHDFPERYLKLFTSAIKNAGLVIVTNEWKKREVVNRFGLSVSDVLTAPNGFDPKLFSPNVIPVKRDKIGIPIDANIICYAGMLKTLGMDKGIRLLIEAAIQLPPGVVFLVIGGSEADIAEYQGIAEMYSVKEKFFFVGRVPHHSMASYLNVADAFVAPFPNTDHYRYYMSPIKLFEYMAMGKPVIASDLPSIREVLKEEGYFFSPDDVGDFISVASEVIAKRAGVSNQLLEQASKYTWSRRAENIISFMSKNVPEQKL comes from the coding sequence ATGGATATTTACTATGTTGCGAATGTAAGAATCCCGACAGAAAAAGCTCATGGGTTACAAATCTCAAAAATGTGTGAGGCCTATGCTGCACAAGGTCATTTGGTTAACTTGGTTGTTCCAAGACGAAAAAACAGCCTTAATGAGGATGTTTTCGAATTTTATGGGGTAAGTAAAAATTTCAAAGTTACTTATTTACCTATTGTCACTATTTTTCCCAACACGTTGTTTGGATACTACCTATTGGAAGTGTCATTTTTATTTCAGTTACTTTGGTTCTTCTTTAGAAAGGAAAAAAAGAACGAAGGCGTGAAAGTAGTAACTAGGGATATTTTTTTTGCACTATTCTTTGGGCGTTATTTAAGTGTCTTCTATGAAATGCATGATTTTCCTGAGAGATACTTGAAGTTATTTACCTCTGCCATTAAAAATGCAGGGCTTGTCATAGTTACAAACGAATGGAAGAAGAGAGAGGTTGTGAACCGATTTGGACTTTCAGTTTCTGACGTCTTAACCGCTCCCAACGGTTTTGATCCAAAACTGTTCTCGCCTAATGTTATTCCCGTCAAACGAGATAAAATTGGAATACCAATTGATGCAAACATTATATGTTACGCAGGAATGCTTAAAACGCTTGGTATGGACAAAGGAATTCGTTTATTAATTGAAGCAGCGATACAATTGCCTCCAGGGGTCGTTTTTTTAGTGATTGGAGGGTCTGAAGCAGATATCGCAGAATATCAGGGAATTGCTGAGATGTATTCGGTTAAAGAAAAATTCTTTTTTGTCGGGAGAGTTCCACATCATAGTATGGCGAGTTATTTAAACGTAGCTGATGCTTTTGTGGCTCCATTTCCAAACACTGACCACTATCGATACTACATGTCTCCAATTAAACTATTTGAATATATGGCAATGGGGAAGCCTGTAATCGCCTCTGATTTGCCATCAATTAGAGAAGTGCTTAAAGAGGAAGGGTACTTTTTTAGTCCTGATGATGTGGGCGATTTTATTTCTGTGGCTAGTGAAGTTATTGCAAAAAGGGCGGGTGTATCGAACCAGTTACTAGAGCAGGCCAGCAAATATACATGGAGCAGGAGAGCTGAAAATATAATTTCGTTTATGTCAAAAAATGTTCCTGAGCAAAAACTTTGA